A window of the Lolium perenne isolate Kyuss_39 chromosome 7, Kyuss_2.0, whole genome shotgun sequence genome harbors these coding sequences:
- the LOC139833869 gene encoding uncharacterized protein: protein MPPRRDPTQEALQQMMTTQAQLMQMMTQPAKFSSATEPIVADDWLRSVSKDLVTCECTEAEKIRFTAHLLEGPAARWWETYQITHPIENLDWDTFREGFRTAHISSGIMNLKKDEFRSLRQGGRTLKEYMDDFCALARYAPEDIDTDAKRKEKFLNGLKGELKIPLSVAYAPNYQSLLDQAIILDNNIKKEENRKRKFSNSKNHTEPFHKKHHSSEGSGSHSSHKHNGHFSKGNGNYHNGHKFNGGFRGNHSHGNHNGNNGQNHHNSRDLSHITCFKCKKTGHFANDCPENKPVEATKPNTFQKGQANHLNVEEVMNEPDAVMGMFPLNSFTALVLFDTGASHSFISRAFVNKNGITSESIGKTIKVSSPGGEMIVNTGCRDLTLEIGPYEFLTHLVILESQGLDVILGMDWMTSYRGVIDCVSRSITLTTPEGKRIRFKSRLDFGDIRQNNLKGVSLDQVHIVKEYPDVFPEELPGMPPDRDVEFLIELLPGTGPIAKRPYPMSTDELKELKKQLKEQLGKGFIRESSSPWGAPVLFVEKKDKSQRLVMDYRSLNEVTIKNKYPLPRINDLFDQLVGASVFSKIDLRSGYFQLKIREHDIPKTAFVTRYGSYEYTVMPFGLTNAPSYFMNMMNKVFMEFLDKFVIVFIDDILIYSKSKEEHEKHLRLILEKLREHHLYAKFSKCEFWLSEVGFPGHIISKEGIAVDPAKVAAVTEWEPPKNVGEIRSFLGLAGYYRRFIENFSKIAKPMTELLKKEKKFAWTEACEASFQELNKRLVSAPILCLPDLEKEFQVYCDASRQGLGSVLMQEGKVAAYASRQLKKHEFNYPTHDIELASVVHALKTWRHYLMGKRCEVFTDHKSLKYIFTQKELNMRQRRWLELIKDYDLSLQYHPGKANVVADALSRKSYVNCMSTKDLPEELCRGLKDLSLEVVPEGFDASLIVQPTLMDKIKETQKGDEDIEKIKENLKEDKAKGFSEDEQDGQTERVNQILEDMLRACVIDYGSSWVDSLPYAEFSCNNGCQASIEMSPFEALYGRKCTTPLLWSGVGERSFFGPDIIQEAEEKVRLIKDRLKIAQSRQKSYADNKRRDVSYEIGDRVYLRVSPLRGVKRFGIKGKLAPRFIGPFKIVP from the exons ATGCCGCCGAGACGTGATCCTACTCAGGAGGCATTACAACAGATGATGACAACCCAAGCCCAGCTTATGCAGATGATGACTCA GCCAGCAAAGTTCTCAAGTGCCACGGAGCCCATAGTAGCAGATGATTGGCTTCGCTCTGTCAGCAAGGATCTAGTCACCTGCGAGTGCACAGAAGCTGAGAAGATAAGGTTCACGGCGCATCTGCTAGAAGGACCTGCTGCTAGATGGTGGGAGACCTATCAAATCACCCACCCTATTGAGAACTTAGACTGGGATACATTCAGGGAAGGCTTTCGTACTGCCCATATCTCCTCGGGCATTATGAATCTGAAGAAGGATGAATTCCGTAGTTTGAGGCAAGGAGGAAGGACTCTGAAGGAGTACATGGATGACTTCTGTGCTTTGGCGAGGTATGCCCCAGAGGACATTGACACTGATgctaagaggaaggagaagttccTCAATGGGCTTAAAGGTGAACTGAAGATTCCATTGTCTGTGGCTTATGCGCCCAATTACCAGTCCCTACTTGATCAGGCTATCATTCTGGACAATAATATCAAGAAGGAGGAGAACCGCAAGAGGAAGTTCAGCAATAGCAAGAACCACACCGAGCCGTTTCACAAGAAGCACCATTCTTCTGAGGGAAGTGGAAGTCACAGTTCACACAAGCATAATGGTCATTTCAGTAAGGGCAATGGCAACTATCACAATGGACATAAGTTCAATGGAGGATTCAGGGGAAACCATTCTCATGGTAATCACAATGGAAATAATGGCCAGAACCACCACAATTCAAGGGACTTGTCCCATATCACCTGCTTCAAGTGTAAGAAGACCGGACACTTTGCCAATGACTGTCCGGAGAATAAGCCGGTTGAAGCGACCAAACCCAATACCTTCCAGAAGGGACAGGCGAACCACCTCAATGTGGAGGAAGTGATGAATGAACCTGATGCAGTGATGGGTATGTTTCCACTCAACTCATTTACAGCATTAGTTTTATTCGATACTggtgcatcgcattcattcatatcaAGAGCTTTTGTGAATAAAAATGGAATAACCTCGGAATCAATAGGAAAGACAATTAAAGTAAGTTCCCCTGGTGGTGAAATGATAGTCAATACGGGATGCCGAGATTTGACTTTAGAAATTGGCCCCTATGAGTTCCTCACCCACTTAGTAATCCTAGAATCACAAGGTTTGGATGTTAttttgggaatggactggatgacaAGCTATAGAGGAGTCATAGACTGTGTGAGTAGGTCAATCACTCTGACCACCCCCGAAGGAAAAAGAATTAGGTTCAAGTCCAGATTGGACTTTGGAGATATAAGGCAAAACaatcttaagggggttagcctAGATCAGGTACACATAGTCAAGGAATACCCTGATGTTTTTCCTGAGGAGCTACCAGGAATGCCCCCCGACAGAGATGTGGAATTCCTTATAGAACTGCTTCCGGGCACAGGCCCTATAGCAAAGAGACCTTACCCCATGTCTACAGATGAGTTGAAGGAGCTTAAGAAGCAGTTGAAGGAACAACTAGGAAAAGGTTTCATTAGGGAGAGTTCGTCCCCGTGGGGAGCGCCAGTGTTGTTTGTTGAGAAGAAggacaagagccaacgattggTTATGGATTATCGTTCGCTGAATGaagtaaccatcaagaacaagtacccattaCCCAGAATCAATGATCTGTTCGATCAGTTGGTTGGAGCTAGTGTGTTTTCCAAGATCGACCTTCGGTCTGGATATTTTCAACTCAAGATTAGAGAGCATGATATCCCCAAGACAGCCTTTGTCACTAGATATGGTTCATATGAGTATACGGTGATGCCTTTCGGCTTAACCAATGCTCCCTCATACTTCATGAATATGATGAACAAAGTGTTCATGGAATTCCTTGACAAGTTTGTCATAGTCTTCATTGATGACATACTTATCTATTCCAAGAGCAAGgaagaacatgagaaacatcttcGTCTGATCCTGGAGAAACTCCGAGAACACCATCTATATGCCAAGTTTAGTAAATGTGAGTTCTGGCTCAGTGAAGTGGGATTTCCTGGACACATCATATCCAAGGAAGGGATAGCTGTCGATCCAGCCAAAGTAGCTGCGGTGACAGAATGGGAACCGCCCAAGAATGTCGGAGAAATTCGTAGTTTCCTGGGATTGGCAGGCTACTATAGGAGATTcattgagaatttctccaagattgcgaAACCAATGACTGAGTTgctgaagaaagagaagaagtttGCTTGGACGGAAGCATGTGAAGCTAGTTTTCAGGAATTAAATAAGAGGCTTGTGTCTGCACCAATTCTGTGTTTACCGGATCTAGAAAAGGAATTTCAAGTCTACTGTGATGCTTCTCGTCAAGGACTTGGAAGCGTGTTGATGCAGGAAGGCAAGGTAGCGGCTTATGCTTCTAGGCAACTCAAGAAACATGAATTCAATTACCCCACACACGATATAGAGTTGGCCTCGGTGGTCCATGCACTGAAGACCTGGAGGCACTATTTGATGGGGAAACGATGTGAAGTattcaccgaccacaagagtttgaagtacatcttcacccagaaggaattgaACATGAGACAAAGGAGATGGTTGGAACTTATCAAAGACTACGATCTGAGTTTGCAATACCATCCTGGTAAAGCAAACGTAGTGGCGGATGCCTTAAGTCGTAAGTCTTATGTAAATTGTATGTCGACAAAAGATTTGCCTGAAGAGCTGTGCAGGGGATTGAAAGACCTCAGTTTGGAAGTGGTACCGGAAGGTTTTGATGCGTCACTGATAGTGCAACCTACACTGATGGATAAAATAAAAGAAACCCAGAAGGGAGACGAAGATATAGAGAAGATAAAGGAAAACCTAAAGGAAGATAAGGCCAAAGGTTTTAGTGAAGATGAGCAAG ATGGTCAGACGGAGAGAGTGAATCAGATCTTGGAAGATATGCTGAGAGCTTGTGTTATAGACTATGGATCCAGTTGGGTTGATAGTCTGCCCTATGCGGAATTTTCTTGCAACAACGGTTGCCAAGCTAGTATTGAAATgtcaccgtttgaagctctgtatggaaggaagtgtaccaCACCACTGCTGTGGAGTGGAGTGGGAGAAAGAAGTTTCTTTGGACCTGATATTATTCAAGAGGCAGAAGAAAAGGTTAGACTGATCAAGGATAGATTGAAGATAGCACAGTCCCGACAGAAGAGCTATGCTGATAATAAGCGCAGGGATGTTTCCTATGAGATTGGAGATAGAGTTTACCTCAGAGTGTCACCACTTCGAGGTGTCAAGAGATTCGGAATCAAGGGAAAGTTAGCTCCCAGATTTATTGGACCTTTCAAGATTGTCCCGTAA